The DNA sequence CGACACGCTCGACAAGGCGGTCGCGGCCGCTGCGTCGGATGCGGCAGCAGATCCTGCCGGCATGCCGGTTGTGCTGCTGTCACCGGCTTGCGCCAGTTTTGACCAGTACCGCAATTTTGAGGTCCGTGGCGATGCCTTCGTAAGCCTGGTGTCGGCTCTGGGTGATACCAAGATGCTGATTGATGTCGAAAGCAATGGAGAAAACCATGGTTAGTCGAGTCGAACGCGGACTGGTCGCCGACTGGTTCTGGACCATTGACCGCCTTTTCCTGGCGGTCTTCATCGCGCTGATGGGCATCGGGCTGATGCTGTCCTTTGCCGCCAGCCCAGCCGTGGCCGAGCGGCTGGGGCTTGACAGTTTTCACTTTGTCACGCGCCACGGCGTGTTTCTGGTCCCGGCGCTGCTGGTGATGATCGGGGTGTCGTTCCTGAGCCCGCGCCAGGTGCGCCGCGCTGCATTGGCGCTGCTGATCGGATCCATCGCCATGATGGTTCTGGCGTTGTTTTTCGGTATTGAAATCAAGGGCTCACGTCGTTGGGTTTCGGTTCTGGGTGTTTCGATCCAGCCATCCGAATTCATGAAGCCAGCCTTCGTCATCATGTGCGCCTGGTTGTTTTCTGAACGCTCGCGGCATCCCGAAATTCCCGGCAATCTGTTCGCCATCATCCTTTTCGGCATTGTTGCGGCATTGCTGGTGGCTCAACCCGATCTCGGGCAGACAATGCTCACCGCCGCCGTCTGGGGCGGCATGTTCTTCATGGCCGGCATGTCATGGTTCTGGATCATGCTGCTGGCCGGATTGGCTATGGGTGGTTTCGTCTCTGCCTATTTCATGTTTCCGCATGTCGCTGAACGCATCAACGGTTTCCTGTTTGGCGAGGGCGACAGTTTTCAGGTCGATACGGCGCGCGAGGCGATCATCCGCGGCGACTGGCTGGGTCAGGGACCGGGCGAGGGCACGATCAAGCGCATCCTGCCCGACAGTCATACGGACTTTGTGTTTTCCGTAGCGGCAGAAGAATTCGGTATCATCTTCTGCATGATCCTGGTGGCGTTGTTCGGCTTCGTTGTCATTCGCGGGCTGATGCGCGCCGGTCGCGAGCAGGATGATTTCACCCGTCTGGCAGTCGCCGGCCTGTCGCTGCTGATCGGTTTCCAGTCGTTCATCAATATCGGCGTCAATCTCGAATTGCTGCCGGCCAAGGGCATGACCCTGCCGCTGATTTCCTACGGCGGATCGTCGATGATTGCCGTCTCGATCACCGCTGGTTTCATGTTGGCGCTGACCCGGCGCAGGCCGGAAAGCCGGGCGCAACCGCGCACGATCTACCGGCCGGCTGCAGCTGTGGCGGCGGAATAGACTGATGGGTGAGAGCAAATTGTTCCTGCTTTCGGCGGGCGGCACCGGTGGACATCTGTTCCCGGCCGAGGCGCTGGCGCATGAACTCATCGCCCGTGGCCACCGCGTGCATCTGGTCACCGATAGCCGTGCCGAGCGTTTCGCCGGCACATTTCCGGCGTCTGAAATCCATGTGGTGCGGTCAGCCACGATCGGCTCGAAAAACCCGATCAAGGTGGTCAGGTCACTGTGGACCCTGTTTCAGGGCGTGCGCGAAGCCGGCAGGCTGTTGCGCAAGATCCGTCCCGACGCGGTGATCGGCTTTGGCGGCTATCCGACCATTCCACCGTTGTTGGCGGCGTCGAATGCGGGCTTGCCGTCGATGGTGCACGAGCAGAACGCGGTGATGGGCCGTGCCAACAAGGCGCTGGCCTCGCGGGTTATGGCGATCGCTGGCGGGTTTCTGCCCGAGGGCAAGGGCGCGCATGCAAACAAGATCATTATTACCGGCAATCCGGTGCGCCCTGAGGTGATCGCGGCGGCAGAAATTCCTTACGTCCCGTCTGAAGAGGGCGAGACGTTCCGGCTGGTGGTGTTTGGCGGCAGCCAGGGCGCGCAGTTCTTCTCCGAAGCCATCCCCTCGGCCATCGGCTTTTTGCCGCAAGAGCTGCGGGCGCGGCTGGATCTGGTCCAGCAGGCACGCCCCGAGGATGAAGCTCATCTCAAGGCCTGGCTCGAAGAGCTTGGCGTCAAGGCTGAAGTCTCGCCGTTCTTTAACGACATGGCAGCGCGGATCGCGGCAGCACATCTGGTGATTTCACGCTCCGGTGCATCGACGGTGTCGGAAATCGCGGTGATTGGCCGCTCGGCGATCCTGGTGCCCTATCCGTTTGCGCTCGACCATGACCAGGCAGCCAATGCGGCCGCACTGATGGCCATGGGCGGCGCCAGTGTCATCAAACAATCTGAGCTGACGCCGCAGGTCCTGTCCGGCATGATCGCCGACCGGATGAACGATCCCACCGGCCTTGCCGCCACCGCAGCCGCCGCCAAGGCGACAGGGAAACCTGATGCGGCGCGCTTGCTTGCCGATCTGGCAGAAGCTATTGCGGGGGGTATCACCCCCGATCAATTCAGGAGCACGCACGCATGAAAATGCCGCAAACCATAGGTCTTGTTCATTTTGTCGGCATTGGCGGCATTGGCATGAGCGGCATTGCCGAAGTGCTGAACAATCTCGGCTACAAGGTGCAGGGCTCGGACCAGTCGGAAAGCGCCAATGTGCAGCGGTTGCGCGACAAGGGCATCGAGGTCCATATCGGCCATGCGGCGGACAATCTCGGTGAGGCCGAAGTCGTGGTGGTTTCGACCGCGATCAAGAAGAACAATCCCGAACTGGTGGCAGCGCGCGAGCGGCTGATCCCGGTGGTGCGCCGCGCCGAGATGCTGGCCGAGCTGATGCGCTTTCGCAACGCCATCGCCATTGGCGGCACCCATGGCAAGACCACCACCACCTCGATGGTGGCAACGCTGCTGGAAGCCGGCGGGCTAGATCCGACTGTGATCAATGGCGGCATCATCAATGCCTATGGCACCAATGCGCGCATGGGTGAGGGCGAGTGGATGGTGGTCGAGGCCGACGAGAGCGACGGCACTTTCCTCAAGCTTCCGGCAGATATCGCCGTCATCACCAATATCGATCCCGAGCACCTTGATCACTACGGCACCTTTGATGCCGTGCGGGCAGCGTTCCGGTCTTTTGTCGAAAATGTGCCGTTTTACGGATTTGGCGTGATGTGTCTTGACCATCCGGAAGTGCAGGCGCTGGTCAGCCGAATCGAGGACCGGCGGGTCATCACCTATGGTGAAAACCCGCAATCGGATGTGCGCTTCTCCAACCACCGCATGGACGGGCCGGTGTCGGTGTTTGACGTGGTGATCCACAGCCGCAAGACCGGCGAGAGCGTCGAACTCAAGGATCTGCGGCTGCCGATGCCGGGCAAGCACAATGTTTCCAATGCCGTGGCCGCAATTGCGGTTGCCTATGAGCTGGGCCTGACGCCCGAGCAGATCGCCACGGGTCTGGGTCAATTCGGCGGGGTCAAGCGCCGCTTCACCAACACCGGATCGTGGAACGGCGTCGAGATATTCGACGATTATGGCCACCACCCGGTCGAGATCAAGGCAGTGCTGTCGGCGGCCCGCGACGCCTGCCAGGCGCGCGTCATCGCCGTGGCCCAGCCACACCGGTACTCGCGGCTCGAAAGCCTGTTTGACGATTTCGCCGCCTGTTTCAATGATGCCGACACGGTGATCATGGCGCCGGTCTATGCAGCTGGCGAAGACCCAATCGAGGGATTTGATTCCGCCTCCCTGGTCTCGAGCATGAAGGCCGGCGGCCATCGTGACGCGCGGCTGATCGACGGACCTGCGGCGCTGGCGCCACTGATCGCCGAGATTGCCCAGCCGGGCGATTATGTCGTCTGCCTTGGTGCAGGCACCATCACCCAATGGGCCAATCAATTGCCAGATGAACTTGCCGCGCTGAAGCCCGTAGCCGATGGCGGGGGTGGTGCATGAAGACGCTGCAGGTCGATGGCGAAAAACTTCTGACGTCTCTGGGAGACAAGCTGGGCGGTGTTCGCGGACGGCTGACACCGGATGCCGACATGTCGAAGATCACCTGGTTCCGCACCGGTGGTCCTGCAGAAGTGCTGTTCCAGCCTGTTGACGAAGACGATCTGGCAACCTTCCTCGCCGCCCTGCCGGAAGACATTCCGGTGCTGCCGGTCGGCATCGGCTCAAACCTGCTGGTGCGCGATGGTGGCATTCCCGGCGTCGTCATTCGGCTGTCGGTCAAGGGCTTTGGCCGGGCCGAGAAGGTTTCTGATACGCGGCTTGCGGCAGGCGCTGTCTGCCCGGACAAGCATCTCGCCGCCCTGGCGCTGGAAGCCGGGCTGTCAGGCTTTCATTTCTATCATGGCATTCCCGGTGCCATCGGCGGGGCGCTCAGGATGAACGCCGGCGCCAACGGCACGGAAACCCGCGAGCGGGTTGTCGAGGTTCACGCCATCGACCGCAAGGGTGAACGGCATGTGCTGTCCAATGCCGAGATGGGCTACGCCTACCGGCATTCCTCGGCGCCGAAAGACCTGATCTTCACCCGCGCGATTTTTGAGGGCATTCCAGCCGGCAAGAACGAGATCCGCGCCGCGATGGATGAAGTTCAGCATCATCGCGAGACTGTGCAGCCGATCCGCGAGAAGACCGGCGGCTCGACCTTCAAGAATCCCGAAGGCCATTCAGCCTGGAAGGTGATCGACGAGGCCGGTTGCCGCGGCCTGACGGTGGGCGGCGCGCAGATGTCGCCGATGCACTGCAATTTCATGATCAACACCGGCCAGGCTTCGGGCTACGAGCTCGAACATCTCGGCGAAACCGTTCGCGCCCGTGTTCTGGAGACATCGGGCATAAGGCTCGAATGGGAAATCAAGCGGCTGGGCCTGTTTGAACCCGACCAGATGGTGCAGGAATTTCTGGGGCAGATGGTTTAAAGCGTGTTCCGAAAGTGGGAACCGGTTTTCGGAAAAAACACGCGCCAAAACAAAAACCTAAAGCACATTGCATGAATACGATTGAATGCAACGTGCTTTAGGTCGCAGCCTGAACGACAAAGGGTGCCGAAACGGGTCAGGAGCGTCTTGATCTGATGCTTTGGCGGCATTCATTCATTGCATGCTGGAAGCATAATTTTAACTGGTGAAACCTAAGGTGCGCCCATTAACCGGGAGTGCATTTATGGTCCGCCTGACCCGCGATTGGGTGATCAGACAGCTTTTGTTTGCGGAATTCGACTCCTACCGGGATGTCGTACGCAAAGCTGTCTGGGTCGGGTTCAAGGTGTCCGTTCTTGCCTATGCTCTCAATCTCGGCGCGCATTTGCTGCTCTACTGGTTCGGCCTGCTGCCCTATGCGTTGTCCTCGGCGCTGATCATAGCAACGGTTTTGACGCCACCGATTACCTTTATTTTGTCGACGGTCGCCTATGTGGCAGTGGGACTGGCGATTCACGACCTGGGGGTGTCGCGGGCCGAGCTTGAACATCTCAGCCGGACCGACATGTTGTCGGGCCTGTTGAACCGCAGGGCACTTCTTGAGGCCTTCGATCAATGTAACCAGGAAAAATCGTTGCTGGTTCTTGATATTGACCACTTCAAACTGGTCAACGACACCCATGGCCATCTGGTTGGCGATCAGGTCATTGCCAAGGTCGCGGCGATGATCAGAACCGCGCTCGGTGAACGATGTATCTGCGCGCGGATCGGCGGTGAGGAGTTCGCCGTCTTCAGTAGCGATATGAATTTTGCCGAATTCGCGGTGCTTGGCGAGCTTACCCGCAGAAGGATCTCCACGACACGGATCCGTGTCGGAAACAAAGTACTCTCCGTTACCGTATCAGGCGGGGTCGCCAGAGCGCTGCCTGAGCAGAAGTTCGGTGAAGCGTTTTCCCGTGCCGACAGGGCGCTTTATGCAGCCAAAACCCGAGGCCGCGACCGGCTTGCGCTGTGTTACGATACTGGAAAACCGGATCTGTTCAGTCTGAAATCAAACGCCGTCTGATTGACAGGCGGCACCGGCCAGTCCCTTGCTGAGTCTATTCCAGTATGGCTAATCATCGCAATCTAACTATCCGGAAAGCATTATTTTAAGGCCGCATGATTATAACGCGCTCGCAGAAAGAGGTGCGTTCATGGTGGTTGTGGTCAAGAACTGGATTGTCAGGCAATTTACTCTGGATGAATTTGAGTCGCCTCGCCATGTCTGGCGCCATGCGATTTCAATGGGGCTGAAGATCACGGTTTGCGTCTACAGTTTCAATGTTGCGGTGCATTTCCTGTTCAATTGGTTCGGCCTGTTGCCTTACACCCTGAGTGCCGGGTTGATTGCAGCCTCCGTGCTGACCCCACTGCTGACTTTTCCCGTCAGTACCGTCGGCTATGCGGTGCTGGGGTTTGCGTTCTATGATCTCGGCAAATCTCGAGCCGAACTGAAACATCTCAGCCGCACCGACCCGCTAACCGGCCTGATGAACCGCCGGGCGATTCTGGATTCTTTTGACCAGTGCGACCGGGAAAAAGCGATGCTGGTTCTCGATATCGACCACTTCAAATCAGTGAACGACACCTATGGTCATCTTGTGGGTGATGAAGTTATCAGCGAAGTGGCGGCGTTGCTTCGCGCTGTCTTCGATGACCGGTGCATATGTGCACGCATCGGCGGAGAGGAATTTGCAGTCACCAGCTGTGCCATACCCTTTGCCGAGTTCGCAGCGCTTGGTGAAGCAGCCCGCACCAGGATCGCCTTAATGCGAACTGAAGCCGAGGGCGGCGCGTTTTCCATCACAGTCTCCGGCGGAATTGCCCGGGCATTGCCGGATCAGAAGTTCGGCGAAACCTTCTCCCGCGCGGACAAGGCTCTTTATGCAGCCAAATCCGGCGGACGCGACCGGATCGTGCTTTCCTACGAGGCTGGTCAAGAGGATCAGCATCGCCAGAACGCAAACGCTGCCTGACACATCAGACCTTCTCCGTGTTGCTCAATCGCCCAGTCCAAATGCCGTTTTTACCGCAGCATGCGGCAGTGCCGGTACCAGATTGCCGTCGCGCCCAATCATCGTCTCGTTGGCGATCATCGCATTGAGGATCGACTCCTCGGTTGCCTGGACCACGGCCTCGAAAAATGGATCGATGTCCTCATCCGGCACAAACCGCGCAGTGCGGACAGCGCCGGGGCTGAAATCCCTGTTGGCCGTCGAAAACGCCAGAAACAGATCGCCTGAGCCGTGCGTGGCCATGCCGCCTGTCTTGCCGATGCCGAAGGTGGCGCGCCGCGCCAGCCGCTTGAGTTGATGCGGCAGCAACGGTGCGTCGGTGGCGATGATGGCGATGATCGAACTCAGTTCGGTGTCACGGGTGGCTTCGTGCATCTGCGGCAGGTCCGGATCGGCGCCGATATTTTTGCCCAACACCGTCAAATGACGGCGGGTGCCGAAATTGGCCTGCACAAAGACGCCGACGGTGAAGGTTTCGCCTGCATAATTGACCATCCGCGAGGCAGTGCCGGAGCCGGCCTTGAAGCCGAAACATTTCATTCCGGTGCCGCCGCCGACGCTGCCTTCCTCGATAGCGCCACCGTGGGCCGCGTCGATCGCCGCGATGACATGATCGGCGGTGACGTGGAAGCCGTTGATGTCGTTTAGAAACCCGTCATAGGTCTCGGCCGCCACCGGCAGTGCGAAATCATCATGGTAGCGCTCGGCCAGATATTCGACCGCCCAGCGGATCGTCGCGTCACGGGCAATGCCGCAGGAATGGGTGTTGGTGATGGTGATTGGCAGCGCGAATTTGCCGGTCTCCTCGATGTAATGCGTGCCGCTCAGTTCGCCATTGCCATTGAGACTGAAGAAGCCGGCAAACAGCGGCTTGTCGATCTGATCGCGCGGTCGCGGCAAGATCGCCGTCACCCCGGTGCGCACGGGGCCATGGCTCTGCTTGAGCGGTCCGTCGCCTGAAATGAGTGTCAAATAACCGACGCTGACGCCGGCCACATCGGTGATGGCGTTGAATGGCCCGCTGATGCCTTCAAACGGCAGACCCAGAGCTTTGCCGCGCAGTTTGCCCGACGGGGTGGTTTTCCATTCTGGGGTCATCGAATTGGTCTCACAGCCGGTTGTTCATCAAGGCGAGACACACAAGGATTACACGAGAAGCGGTCCCGGTCGCGCGTGGAGCGGGAACTGGGGCAATGCAATTGGCAGATCCGCGCTGTCTGAATTCATCTCACAAGAGCGCGCATTGTCAAAGCTTTGAAAACATGCGGCCCGACAGGCGTGTTCTCGCAGCTGGCAGATAGTTACGCAGACAAGGCGTTTCTGGCTTCGGTGGAGGTTTGATCCTGTTCCATGATCCTTTGCATCACGGCGTCCGCTGGCATCGGCTTGCCGTACAGGTACCCCTGAATCAGGTCGGGCCGAAGTTCGGTCAGAAAGTCCATTTCGACCTGGGTTTCGACACCTTCGAGAACGCAGCGCAGGTCCAGCTTGCGGCACAATCCTATCACAGCGGCAACGATCTCCCGTGATGTGGTGCTGTGGGCAACCTTGCGGATGAAACTCCTGTCGATCTTGACCTTGTCGAGGGGCAGCTGATCGAGATACTCGAAGCTTGAGTAACCGGACCCGAAATCGTCAAGGGCGATTTTGCAGCCACTGGCCCGAAGCTTCTCCAGCAAAGATCTCGACGCCGCAAGATCGGTCATCACCGCGGTTTCCGTGATTTCAAACTCGATCCGGCTGGGGGAGATGCCGGACTTCATGATTTTTCCGAGAAGCTTCAGAATGAAGCTGTGGTCGGAAATGTCATGGGCGGACAGATTGAACGACAGGCTGATGTCATCGGGCCAGTCCGCCAGGATCCGAAGTGCCTTTTCGAACAGGATAGCCGTCACTTTGCGGATATGGCCCGAGCGTTCCGCTGCACGGATGAACTGGTCGGGCGCAACAAGGCCAAGTGTCGGATTTTTCCAGCGCGCCAGCGCTTCAAAGCCAACTATCCGTTGTTCGCAGGGCGAGTACTGCGGCTGAAACAGAAGATACAGCTCGCTCTCGAGATCGGCTTCGCGCAACTGGCGCTCAATGGCTATTGTCGCCTGCATTTCCTCGTCTTCGGCTGTGTCAAACAGTACGCACTGGCCGCGGCGGGTGGCTTTTGCTTTATACAGTGCAAAATCGCCTTGCTCGTACAACTGGGCGCCGGATGTCGCCATGCTCGGATAATGAGTAAAGCCGGCTGAAACGCCAATTGTGAGTTCCATTGGGCCGACAGGGTAGGGACGGCTTACGGCTTCAATGACCTTGGCGCCGAATTGCTTGATACCTTGTGCGGTATGCGACCCTGAGATGATGCAGATGAATTCATCGCCGCCGATGCGTCCAAACGTGACGCCGGGAAGGTTCAGATTGGCGGACCGTTCGACTACTCCGCACAACAAATCGTCCCCGATCACGTGGCCGTAGACGTCATTGATCGCCTTGAAGCCATCCAGGTCGAAAATACCGATCCAGAACGGCCTCTTCTGAGAAATCAAGTAGTCGATCTTCTCAAAAACGGCACGCCGGTTCGGCACTCCGGTGAGCATGTCGGTGTCAGCCAGACGTTGCGCCTTGGCGGCCAGACCATCGGCAAGCAGCCGGGCATCGATCTGCCTGCGGATGGCTTTGCGCAGCAGTGCCGCCATTCCGAGGGAGGCGAAAGTTGTGGCGATGCCGATCGAGACGTACTGGGTCAGGATTTCATGGGGCAGCCTGGATGCGAAGAAGTAGAGCGTCACCAGCGCCAGGCCAACGCTGAGCAGGGTTCCCCGGAAGGTGATGCCGGTCGTGGAGAAGACCACGGCCATCAGAGCAAAATAGATCAGTTTGTTCTGCTCAAAATGAATCGTCAGATAGCATACGACATTGAGGTAGATCAGCAGGTTGGCGGCCAGGCCGATCAGTTCGAGCCGTTGCAACGACAGCTTGTCGCTGGCAAGCACATGCTGCCTCATCACATAGTAGCTGACAACCGTCGTGAAACAGATAGAGGCGAGTATGGCCAGTTCCAGCCCGGTCTCGTCTCTGAAGTGGGTCAGGGTGATGTATGAATAATAGATCATGCCTGGAAGCAGGAAACCGCGCACGATTGGACAATAGGCAGTCGCCAGGGCTTGCTGCCGAACCGGGTCAACCCGTGACTTGTAAAACGCGAATTGGCTAGGCATTTTTATGAGAATGCGACTTTCGGATCAACATTTCTGAATTGCGTGCGCAGGGCATGCGGTTTTATTAGGCATGGATGCAGAAGGTCAGAATTAAAAGGACAATGCTTCAATTTTGTATCTCTGTTTCTGAAATGAAAAAAGCAATTCCGACGATACATTGGTTGTAATTCTATAGGGATAACCGTTAACGCAACATTTTTGGGGGTGGTTGTTTGCGCTACTAGATTTGACCATTCATAAATTAGGTGGATTGTGTAATTACCCACCCCTGAATTTATGATTTCGGGCCTTGATGTCGGCCTACGCCAAGACGGATGCGATAACCTGGAAGGGATTTGCGCCTTTAAGGCGGGCGGTATCGACGGTTGTGCGTACATCCGCCTCGGCTTGGGCGGCCCACATGGCGCGATATCCGTTTGTCACCTTTCTCTGAATGACCCATGGACGGAGCTTTCGCTCAGATGTGTTGTTGGTGACATCGACTTCTCCGGGATAGTCGCAAAACGTCAGCAGCTGATCGCGGGCCCGCCCGATCTTGGCCTGGAGCTTTTGGGCCAGGTCGCATGAAGTCGGGGCGCATAGAAGCCCGGCAAGCTGTTTATCGAATTTGCGCTTCTTGCTTGCGACGGTAGACGCAGCGAATGTGCTTATGGCTCTGGCGAAATCAAACACACGGCCAAACCAAAGCTGGAAGCGAAGAGGGAGATCATCCTCGCCATGTTCCAGCGCAAAGGCTGTATCACGCGCCAAATGTGCAAGGCAGGTTTGATGTCGATGGCCGTGAGATTGCTGGGCTGAATACCGATCAGATATCCATACCTCGGGGACATGGCCGCCCATGGTCTCGTGAACGACCCGTGCTGCACGGGAGTAATCGGGCTGGTGGACAACGGCATCCTTGCAATGAAAAACCCAGTGTTGGGCATTTGTGCCCTCAATACGCACACCGGTTTCGTCGCTGGCGACAACGCGGGCGGCTCGAAGGCTGGCCTTGGCGGCCTGTGCTGTGGCCTGGAAGCTCGGACGGGAGCGGGCAAACATGTTCATGATCGCGCCCTCGCTCGCATGGAGGCCGAAGATATCCATGAACACACCGCTCAGGCGTTCGTAAGACAATGCATGGAAACTCTTGAGGTAGATCGCCAGCGCGTGAATGCCTGGCCCGAACGGCGTTGCGGTTGCCACGGCAGGTGCGGTGGCTTTTGTCGTCGTGCCGCATTGCGGGCAATGACAGGAAAAACGCCGATGCCGGGTGACATGAGGACGGATCGCAGGAATATCGATCTCGTCATAGGCCCCGGCCAGCACCATCGTATCATCACCGGAAAACGCATGGCCGCATCTCTTGCAGGCGGTCGGTTCATGATCGCGAAACATGTCGGCAAAATCCGCCAGCACCCTATTGTGGGGTTCATGCCCGGGCTTGGCTCCACCCGGTCGTGAGTTGACGCGTTTCTCTTTCTTGTCCGTAGAGGGCGGCTTGGAAGACGTCCGAGAATCCTTGGCAGGCCGTTGGAGCCGAAGCACCATCTCGATCAATTCGTCCTTGCTCAGCTGCTGCAAATCAGTCCGATCCATATCATCATGGATTCAGACATTGTGGTGCATGGCAAGGGGGTGGGTAATTACTGGATTGTTGGTCTCTTTGTAATTGGGGAAGCTTTTTCAAACGGCTTGCACTGCAAATTCATTCATCGCGCCGCTGCGTCATGGCATTGATAGTGCCTCTATGATCCCTGCTGGGGTGGCGAAAATTTCGGGCTCGCTGCTGTGGCGCGGCGTGTGATTTTCCCTCAGGCCTTTCGCGTTCAAATGGATCACATGAACGATAATTTACATGCATCAATTTACAGAAATACAGCGCCGCGCATCCCATTTGTTGCGCGGCGCTGTAATGACCTTCCGGCCCCACGGGCGTCGCGTTACTGCGGCACTGGCGGACTTGCGCCAAGCTGGACGGTTTGGCGCAATGTTCGCCTTTTATATTGTCGGTCAGTGCGCCTGTTCTGTTCGTCTGAACCGGGTCTGACAAAACTGTGACGACGTCTGCAGCCCCTGGCGTGAGGGCTGCGGCACGGCAAGACGAGGGAAACTGATGCCAGAAGTGACCAAATCCAAACACGTGGCCGTGCTGATGGGCGGATTTTCCTCCGAGCGGCCGGTCAGCCTGTCGTCGGGCAACGCATGCGCCGATGCGCTGGAGCGGGCCGGGTACCGGGTTACCCGTGTCGATGTCGCGCCGGATGTCGCCACGGTGCTTTCCGAACTCAGGCCCGATGTCTGCTTCAACGCGCTGCACGGACCCTACGGCGAGGATGGCAGCATTCAGGGTGTGCTGGAATATCTTTCCATTCCCTATACTCATTCGGGCGTCACGGCTTCCGCGCTGGCCATGGACAAGCGGCTGTCGAAGATCGTCGCCAAGGCTGTGGGCATTCCGGTGGCGGAATCGAAGGTGATGAACCGGCACGACTTTACTTCGGCGCACCCGATGGCCCCGCCCTATGTGGTCAAGCCGGTGACCGAAGGGTCGAGCTTCGGAGTCGTCATTGTCAGCGAGGGACAGTCGCATCCGCCGCAGGTGATCACCTCGAAAGAGTGGAAGTACGGCGATGAGGTGATGGTCGAGCGTTACATCGCGGGTCGGGAGCTGACCTGCACGATCATGGGCGATGTGGCGCTGGCGGTCACCGAAATCGTGCCGCAAGGACACAGCTTCTATGATTATGACTCTAAATATGTTGCCGGGGGCTCGAAACACGTTTGTCCGGCAGAAATTTCACCCTTTGTTTACCAAAAAATTCGTAAGTTGAGTTTGAAGGCGCATCAAGCGATCGGCTGCCGTGGTGTGAGCAGGTCGGATTTCCGTTTTGACGACCGTTTCTCCGAAAATGGAGAGGTCATCTGGCTCGAAGTCAACACCCAGCCCGGCATGACGCCGACATCGCTGG is a window from the Hoeflea sp. IMCC20628 genome containing:
- a CDS encoding EAL domain-containing protein, with amino-acid sequence MPSQFAFYKSRVDPVRQQALATAYCPIVRGFLLPGMIYYSYITLTHFRDETGLELAILASICFTTVVSYYVMRQHVLASDKLSLQRLELIGLAANLLIYLNVVCYLTIHFEQNKLIYFALMAVVFSTTGITFRGTLLSVGLALVTLYFFASRLPHEILTQYVSIGIATTFASLGMAALLRKAIRRQIDARLLADGLAAKAQRLADTDMLTGVPNRRAVFEKIDYLISQKRPFWIGIFDLDGFKAINDVYGHVIGDDLLCGVVERSANLNLPGVTFGRIGGDEFICIISGSHTAQGIKQFGAKVIEAVSRPYPVGPMELTIGVSAGFTHYPSMATSGAQLYEQGDFALYKAKATRRGQCVLFDTAEDEEMQATIAIERQLREADLESELYLLFQPQYSPCEQRIVGFEALARWKNPTLGLVAPDQFIRAAERSGHIRKVTAILFEKALRILADWPDDISLSFNLSAHDISDHSFILKLLGKIMKSGISPSRIEFEITETAVMTDLAASRSLLEKLRASGCKIALDDFGSGYSSFEYLDQLPLDKVKIDRSFIRKVAHSTTSREIVAAVIGLCRKLDLRCVLEGVETQVEMDFLTELRPDLIQGYLYGKPMPADAVMQRIMEQDQTSTEARNALSA
- a CDS encoding IS66 family transposase, with protein sequence MDRTDLQQLSKDELIEMVLRLQRPAKDSRTSSKPPSTDKKEKRVNSRPGGAKPGHEPHNRVLADFADMFRDHEPTACKRCGHAFSGDDTMVLAGAYDEIDIPAIRPHVTRHRRFSCHCPQCGTTTKATAPAVATATPFGPGIHALAIYLKSFHALSYERLSGVFMDIFGLHASEGAIMNMFARSRPSFQATAQAAKASLRAARVVASDETGVRIEGTNAQHWVFHCKDAVVHQPDYSRAARVVHETMGGHVPEVWISDRYSAQQSHGHRHQTCLAHLARDTAFALEHGEDDLPLRFQLWFGRVFDFARAISTFAASTVASKKRKFDKQLAGLLCAPTSCDLAQKLQAKIGRARDQLLTFCDYPGEVDVTNNTSERKLRPWVIQRKVTNGYRAMWAAQAEADVRTTVDTARLKGANPFQVIASVLA
- a CDS encoding D-alanine--D-alanine ligase; this translates as MPEVTKSKHVAVLMGGFSSERPVSLSSGNACADALERAGYRVTRVDVAPDVATVLSELRPDVCFNALHGPYGEDGSIQGVLEYLSIPYTHSGVTASALAMDKRLSKIVAKAVGIPVAESKVMNRHDFTSAHPMAPPYVVKPVTEGSSFGVVIVSEGQSHPPQVITSKEWKYGDEVMVERYIAGRELTCTIMGDVALAVTEIVPQGHSFYDYDSKYVAGGSKHVCPAEISPFVYQKIRKLSLKAHQAIGCRGVSRSDFRFDDRFSENGEVIWLEVNTQPGMTPTSLAPEMALQAGHSFEEFVSWIVEDASCRR